Proteins from a single region of Styela clava chromosome 1, kaStyClav1.hap1.2, whole genome shotgun sequence:
- the LOC120348376 gene encoding uncharacterized protein YkkB-like isoform X2, whose translation MYAITVDDRLQLKVLDPDKDVEESFAVLQKNMPYVEVFLPWMKDRTIEKDKKDMQDALDKFNNGLGSEMGIFEKEVAAEYENKNSWKFIGWCGIIRVKKENPQDAYAELSYWLDKDYWGQGIVTKCMQKLIEFAFTNLELNKLQLTTDNRNQKSLAVARRLNFKLTDIKVTKKLCPEEDLSKLEVHMLNKNDWLSQ comes from the exons ATGTATGCCATTACGGTGGATGACCGACTTCAGTTGAAAGTGTTGGATCCAGATAAAGATGTCGAggagtcatttgcagttttgCAGAAGAATATGCCATATGTGGAAGTGTTTTTACCCTGGATGAAGGATAGAACAatagaaaaagataaaaaggACATGCAAGATGCTCTGGATAAATTCAACAATGGTCTCGGATCGGAAATGGGAATATTTGA GAAAGAAGTTGCAGcagaatatgaaaacaaaaactcGTGGAAGTTCATAGGCTGGTGCGGAATAATAAGAGTCAAAAAAGAAAACCCACAAGACGCATATGCTGAATTATCGTACTGGTTGGACAAGGATTACTGGGGGCAAGGAATCGTTACAAAATGCATGCAAAAACTCATTGAATTTGCTTTCACGAATTTGGAattaaataaactgcagctcacgACGGATAATCGCAATCAAAAAAGCTTAGCAGTTGCAAGACGATTGAACTTTAAACTCACAGACATAAAGGTCACTAAGAAGTTGTGCCCAGAAGAAGATTTATCAAAACTGGAGGTTCAcatgttaaataaaaatgattggtTATCACAATGA
- the LOC120348376 gene encoding putative ribosomal N-acetyltransferase YdaF isoform X1, which produces MYTITVNERLKLKILNPDEDVEESFAVLQQNMPHLEVFIPWMKHRTLENDKKIMLEALDKFSNGLGLEMGIFEKEVANEGENKNLWRFIGWCGIIRVNKENPQDAFAELGYWLDKDHWGQGIISKCSPKLIEFAFTDLKLDKLKLVTDNRNEKSLSVAGRLKFKLTDEKVTDQMCPEEDLSKLVVYALNKSDWLLSQ; this is translated from the exons ATGTATACCATTACAGTAAATGAGCGactaaagttgaaaattttaaatccaGATGAAGATGTCGAGGAATCTTTTGCAGTCTTGCAGCAAAATATGCCACATTTGGAAGTGTTTATACCCTGGATGAAGCACAGAACacttgaaaatgacaaaaagaTTATGTTAGAAGCTCTGGATAAATTCAGCAATGGCCTCGGATTGGAAATGGGAATATTTGA GAAAGAAGTTGCAAATGAGGgagaaaataaaaacttgtggcGGTTCATAGGCTGGTGTGGCATAATAAGGGTCAACAAAGAAAATCCACAAGACGCTTTTGCAGAACTAGGCTACTGGTTGGACAAAGACCACTGGGGGCAAGGTATCATATCAAAATGCTCACCGAAACTCATAGAATTTGCTTTCACGGATTTAAAATTGGACAAACTGAAGCTTGTGACTGATAATCGTAATGAAAAAAGCTTATCAGTTGCAGGACGGTTGAAATTCAAACTCACAGATGAAAAGGTTACTGACCAGATGTGCCCAGAAGAAGATTTATCTAAACTGGTTGTTTACGCATTGAACAAAAGTGATTGGTTATTATCACAATAA
- the LOC120348375 gene encoding uncharacterized protein LOC120348375, which translates to MYQKSIKIAVLGDEGSGKSSLVHRFAHNEYKATTKTVCTCPKTVKTRAECGNHLLSDVLERGDRQCANLYDTGSTPLTSGTHRRILPSRCTCHRSSPEYRSVVWEGPSKEINLMHVSVLDIPALKSFPADTLEEFASEEARGVRTASVFILVFDVTNRESFEYISRIRNQIRKCWFRRTQSEILYPSLLPWKGSPSEDIPAITTKRTRSIRRNHRIYRKSNTQEEVSVFSVSSSSSDFVAQGALNGDSVDSLIVVVGTKMDLLFKKTQNVDNGYIYESQISWYKNTVNTIKKTWKHTYLDCSAKYGFNVQAAFLAAVDGALVARGKRKKTRVKKSRDICM; encoded by the exons ATgtatcaaaaaagtattaaaatagCTGTGCTAGGCGATGAAGGTTCAGGAAAATCGTCACTGGTTCATCGTTTTGCTCACAATGAATATAAGGCAACAACGAAAACAGTTTGTACCTGTcccaaaacagtgaaaacgCGTGCAGAATGTGGCAACCACTTACTAAGTGATGTCCTCGAAAGAGGAGATCGCCAATGTGCAAATTTGTATGACACAGGTTCTACACCTTTGACGTCGGGAACACATCGAAGGATACTACCGAGCAG GTGTACCTGCCATCGGTCTAGTCCAGAATACAGAAGTGTAGTTTGGGAAGGTCCAAGTAAAGAAATCAATCTGATGCACGTATCGGTGCTAGATATTCCGGCTTTGAAGTCATTTCCAGCCGACACATTAGAAGAATTTGCATCGGAAGAAGCCAGAGGTGTAAGAACCGCATCGGTGTTTATTCTTGTCTTCGACGTGACAAATCGTGAAAGCTTCGAATACATAAGTAGGATTCGAAATCAGATTCGAAAG tgCTGGTTTCGTCGAACCCAGTCGGAAATTTTATACCCATCTCTTCTTCCATGGAAAGGTAGTCCTTCTGAAGATATTCCAGCTATAACAACGAAACGAACAAGATCGATCAGGCGAAATCATCGTATATACCGCAAAAGTAACACACAAGAAGAAGTTTCAGTCTTCAGTGTGTCATCATCGAGCAGCGACTTTGTGGCCCAAGGCGCCCTGAACGGGGACAGCGTTGATTCTTTGATAGTTGTGGTCGGGACAAAGATGGACCTTCTTTTTAAAAAGACACAAAATGTTGACAATGGCTACATTTATGAAAGTCAAATAAGTTGGTACAAAAATACCGTCAACACGATTAAAAAAACTTGGAAGCATACTTATTTGGACTGTTCAgcaaaatatggcttcaatgtaCAAGCAGCGTTTTTGGCTGCAGTGGATGGAGCATTGGTTGCCAGAGGAAAGCGTAAGAAAACCAGAGTTAAAAAATCTCGCGACATTTGCATGTAA
- the LOC120347124 gene encoding uncharacterized protein LOC120347124, which yields MDYSVMQSSELEGTHRDVVDIDLDNVEQDDALRMMYTTGGITVNMETNLALNSTSEDSQGPPSGKDFAIQTKNDFLRVSIERENQGESLRLYRCRSPFRGASSRSNLADVTSPTTSSGSPEIRTPSDDDYRESEEWCEELKFDVNNAVMGSSRAEHANPDPAGDEKSNPGDDGYFSPPRMAQHPNTVRVSAGMTSEISSHSCEVDLRTLLPEHCHHDYPTTFDVIKDLHERSSVHSLSDILDDYPEDERRQRHISDRHSDHDSDDEIEGHHKSMFASHKLAITGVGLYSVLLECIGTPKWLNAGLTVGAAALIAYDGAKKNKKAKKIPKILEKIKGPWTEEDEMKNSRGSQKRRNKKGNNGIVVSALVEKFQNLWF from the exons ATGGATTACTCAGTAATGCAAAGTAGTGAATTGGAAGGAACACACCGGGATGTAGTGGATATTG ATCTCGATAATGTCGAGCAAGACGATGCACTGCGGATGATGTATACCACAGGAGGTATAACTGTCAATATGGAGACTAATTTAGCTTTAAACTCCACTTCTGAAGATTCACAAG GTCCCCCCAGTGGAAAGGATTTCGCAATCCAGACTAAAAACGATTTTCTACGAGTATCGATTGAGAGGGAAAATCAAGGAGAAAGCTTGAGATTATACAGATGTAGATCACCATTCAGAGGAGCAAGTTCAAGATCAAATCTCGCGGATGTGACTTCTCCAACTACAAGCAGTGGATCGCCAGAAATTAG AACACCAAGCGACGACGATTATCGTGAAAGTGAAGAATGGTGTGAAGAACTCAAATTTGACGTCAACAATGCGGTAATGGGATCTTCCAGAGCTGAACACGCAAACCCCGATCCTGCAG GTGACGAGAAGTCAAACCCCGGTGACGATGGATATTTTTCTCCGCCACGCATGGCACAACATCCCAATACCGTTCGAGTTTCAGCCGGCATGACTTCCGAAATTTCGTCTCACTCTTGCGAAGTCGATTTAAGAACTTTACTTCCAGAACATTGTCACCATGATTATCCGACAACTTTTGACGTCATCAAAGATTTGCATGAACGATCATCGGTACATTCTTTATCTGACATCTTGGACGACTATCCTGAGGACGAGAGAAG GCAACGACATATCAGTGATCGTCATTCTGATCACGACagtgacgatgaaatagaaggTCATCATAAAAGCATGTTTGCTTCACATAAACTTGCTATCACAGGAGTAGGATTATATTCTGTGCTTCTAGAATGCATCGGAACACCGAAATGGTTGAACGCAG gtCTGACTGTAGGAGCAGCAGCTCTGATAGCATATGACGGAgcaaagaaaaacaagaaagcaaaaaaaattccaaagattcttgaaaaaataaaaggacCTTGGACCGAAGAAGACGAAATGAAAAATAGCAGAGGGTCACAGAAACGAAGAAACAAAAAAGGAAATAATGGAATTGTGGTTTCGGCATTGGTTGAAAAATTTCAGAATCTGTGGTTCTGA
- the LOC120347131 gene encoding uncharacterized protein LOC120347131, which yields MGIFNFAIICLLLCFSLGNSLKCYTQKGCQDENPKTPRNRYHYWLTINNEEGQCAMCFCSKAKRYTTSCIVVDDDVMLSDVKKSGLLKRLKTDENDEETQAEDLKMVIKDEEMLLSPEKAKSIECGDTPSLIQDPETGEFKYPPMKYVHYYYIEKVSHCCGNSISVDKLQPSCEVRYNSRCEARIVQKNHRNRLCGMNFMSKSSEISVKKRI from the exons ATGGGAATTTTCAATTTCGCTATTATCTGCTTATTGCTGTGTTTTTCGCTGGGAAATTCGCTGAAATGTTACACGCAAAAAGGTTGTCAAGATGAGAATCCGAAAACACCAAGAAATAGATATCACTATTGGCTGACTATAAACAATGAAGAAGGACAATGTGCAATGTGTTTTTGTTCAAAAGCTAAAAGATATAcg aCATCTTGTATCGTCGTCGATGATGACGTCATGTTAAGTGACGTCAAGAAGTCAGGTTTATTGAAACGATTGAAAACTGATGAAAACGACGAAGAAACTCAAGCAGAAGATCTTAAAATGGTCATCAAAGACGAAGAAATGTTGTTATCTCCAGAAAAAGCAAAATCGATCGAATGCGGAGACACTCCAAGTCTCATTCAAGACCCTGAAACTGGGGAATTCAAATATCCACCGATGAAATATGTGCATTACTACTACATAGAAAAAGTGTCGCATTGCTGTGGAAA ttctaTTTCTGTCGATAAACTTCAACCGTCTTGCGAAGTACGATACAACAGCCGTTGCGAAGCCAGAATTGTTCAGAAAAATCATCGCAATAGACTTTGTGGAATGAATTTCATGTCGAAATCTTCTGAAATTTCTGTGAAGAaaagaatttaa
- the LOC120347117 gene encoding cysteine sulfinic acid decarboxylase-like: MYSSFIVNSLAIKMATNGIKHSISNGNGFAEVPATKLRKIENGKNGTLLGSTPDSIDNFLKEVVELALMEGFKSQERDDPVVRFEKPDELSNKMDLELGDGGESHEKLLECCKDIFKYSVKTGHPRFFNQLYGGLDPYGFAGQVITDVLNTSIYTYEVAPVFILMEKVLLEHMMKIIGYEKGDGTFCPGGSYSNLMGMHLGRCRKFPDIKEKGLRRLPRMVLFTSEHGHYSVKKNAALMGLPTDDVIKVKCDDRGKMCPKSLEEQILMLKGEGAVPFFVNATAGTTVLGAYDRFEEIADICKKYQIWMHVDAAWGGSALMSEKYKHLCKGMHRADSITWNQHKMMMAPLQCSSLLTRHPEILRKCNSIHVPYLFQTDKTTYDTSYDIGTKIIQCGRKVDSLKLWMLWKAKGNTGIAKQVEKAFDNAEYLAREIKKRPGFRLVLSEPECTNVCFWYIPPRMRDGITTWTSEDGYKRDLSKVAPIIKERMVERGSMLIGYQPLGDKPNFFRMVVMNEKVEHNDMDFVLDEIERLGADL; the protein is encoded by the exons ATGTATTCATCATTTATCGTGAATAGCTTAGCAATTAAAATGGCAACTAACGGCATTAAACATAGTATCAGCAACGGTAATGGATTCGCTGAGGTGCCGGCAACAAAGCTTAGAAAAATCGAAAACGGGAAAAATGGAACTTTGCTCGGCTCCACACCAGATTCAATTGACAACTTTTTAAAAGAAGTCGTAGAATTAGCTCTGATGGAAGGGTTTAAATCTCAGGAAAGAGATGATCCAGTGGTCAGGTTTGAAAAACCAGATGAGCTTTCGAACAAAATGGACCTTGAGTTGGGTGATGGTGGAGAAAGTCATGAGAAGTTGCTGGAATGTTGCAAAGACATTTTCAAGTATAGTGTGAAAACGG GCCATCCAAGGTTTTTCAATCAATTATATGGAGGACTGGATCCATATGGATTTGCAGGTCAAGTCATCACAGATGTTCTTAACACTTCTAT ATACACTTACGAAGTGGCTCCAGTGTTTATACTGATGGAGAAAGTTTTGCTTGAGCATATGATGAAAATTATTGGTTACGAAAAAGGCGACGGAACGTTTTGTCCCG GTGGTTCCTATTCTAACCTGATGGGTATGCATCTTGGACGTTGTCGTAAATTCCCGGATATTAAAGAAAAAGGACTCCGACGTCTTCCACGAATGGTGTTGTTTACTAGTGAACATGGTCACTACTCTGTGAAGAAAAACGCCGCATTGATGGGACTACCTaccgatgacgtcattaaagTGAAGTGTGACGACAGAGGAAAGATGTGTCCAAAAAGCCTGGAAGAGCAAATTTTGATGTTGAAGGGCGAA GGTGCCGTACCATTCTTTGTCAACGCTACAGCAGGAACTACAGTATTGGGAGCTTATGATCGTTTTGAGGAGATTGCcgatatttgtaaaaaatatcaaatatggaTGCACGTCGAT GCGGCGTGGGGTGGCAGTGCCCTGATGTCAGAAAAATACAAGCATTTATGTAAAGGAATGCACAG AGCTGACTCCATCACCTGGAATCAACATAAAATGATGATGGCACCGTTACAGTGTTCGTCTCTACTAACAAGACATCCT gaAATATTACGAAAATGCAACAGCATCCATGTTCCGTATTTGTTTCAAACGGACAAGACAACATACGACACAAGTTACGACATCGGAACGAAAATTATACAATGTGGAAGAAAG GTGGACTCTCTTAAATTGTGGATGTTGTGGAAAGCTAAAGGAAACACGGGAATAGCAAAACAAGTTGAAAAAGCATTTGACAATGCTGAATACCTCGCTAGAGAAATCAAAAAACGTCCTGGCTTCAGATTAGTATTAAGCGAA CCGGAATGCACTAACGTCTGTTTCTGGTATATTCCACCCCGAATGAGGGATGGTATAACAACTTGGACAAGCGAGGATGGTTACAAACGAGATTTATCAAAAGTAGCTCCGATAATCAAAGAACGTATGGTGGAGAGAGGGAGCATGTTGATTGGTTATCAACCGCTTGGTGACAAGCCCAACTTTTTTCGAATGGTCGTCATGAACGAAAAAGTGGAACACAACGATATGGACTTTGTTTTAGACGAAATCGAACGTCTGGGTGCTGATCtttaa